The Heliorestis convoluta genome includes the window TTGTTTAGGGCGATTGATAGCTGAATTAAGAAGTTCTGGTATTTTTACGCCTTTTTGTTCTTTTGGACTATATCTTTCTATCACTAGCAAGTTAATTGAAATAACTTCTCGCTCTGTTAGATACCGCATTATCGCTCAACCAGCTTTTTTAGAGTTTCATCGTATTCTTTCATGTTCTTATCTAAAAGATCAAAAAAATCAGAACTAATGCCTTTGGGTAACTGAACCTTCTCGCTTTTACGAATAACAATTGTATCACCTTGCTCTTCAACAGAAACGTTGTCACCTTGTTGGAGACCAAGACGATTTAACAATTCAATAGGAAAGGTCACACCCAAACTGTTACCGATCTTTGTTAGCTTGCGCTCCATTGTATCACCACCATGCTATTTTTCATTATTATAATATGCAAAAACTATAATTGTTATTACTGTTATAACACAAGTTGGATAACATCTCTAGGAGCTTGTATTTAGAATGAAATACGAAGCCTGTTAAAGGATTTTTTAGTGAAGATATTCTCAAGAACCTCCGGTGTTGGTCACGAAATTTCTTCGTGTCATAGTAGTACCGTTGCACTATAAGAAAGAGTCGCTTCTATCGGTAATGATACCCAAAGAAGCGACTTTTTCTTGTATAATGGATCGTAAAACCCTAAGAAAAGGAGCAACGACCAGCTATGGCACCATTAGAAGTCCGTCACTTTGGATTGCAACTTCTTGCATTAAGAAAAGAGAAAAAGCTAACACAAGAACAACTGGCCCAAGAGCTAAATGCAAAATATGGTCACAGTCTCGGCAAGTCGTCCATATCTCACTACGAAAATGGCAATCGACTCCCAGAAATCCCTGTCCTCGTCGATCTGGCTGACTTTTTTCAAATAACCCTTGATCAACTGCTTGTCTTACATCCTCTTCGCAAGGAAAAAGACCACCAAAACAAAGCCCATGAAAAGGAAGGTCATGAAAACCAAAGTCGCGAAAGCAACATCCATAATAGTCAAACCCATGAAAAAATAAAAGAGAATGACCATAGCTTTCATGAAGAAAAAAGCGACTACAAACATGCTCTAGAAAAAATGAAAGAGCAAGAAAAAATTCTTGAAGTGGACCTAGAAAAAATCGTGAATCAATGGATCCTCACAATAGAAGATGCTCCCTTACTAAAAATAAACAATCATAAACTAGGTACGAAAGATCGAGCCTTAATGATATCAGCTCTAAAAATCGGCTTTGAACTCGTAAAAAGTCGTAAGGAAGAGCAAAAAGAAAAAGGGTAAAAAAGAACTGAAGCAAAAAACTTTTGGCAGCAGAAGCCTTCTTTTACAGAAACGTAGCCGAAAGCCCACGGTTTCAATCGTGGGATGAAGGCGGCACCCGTTTCTGATATTGCAGTACAACATACAAACTGATGCAATATTGATATGGGACAAGAATATAGACGCACACAGACAACAGTATCTTTAATCAACTATCATTTCGTGTTCTGCCCTAGATACAGGCGAAAAGTTTTGGTAAAAGACGTAGATAGAAGGTTTCGGGAAATCTTACAAGAAGTATGCGACGAAAATGAAGTAAACATTGTTGAGTTAGAAGTAATGCCTGATCATGTCCATCTCTTTGCCAATGCCCTCCCTTCTATAAGTCCATCGGATATTATGGCAAAAGTAAAAGGAGTGACTTCAAGGAAGCTGCGGCAGGAATTTAAGCACCTGCACCATTTGCCTAGTCTTTGGACACGTTCTTTTTTCTGTTCCACGGCAGGAAACGTATCCAGTGAAACAATTCAACGGTACATCAAAGAACAAAAAACAAGGGGGTGATGAAAATTCAAATCACCGTAAAGGTTAAGTTGGAACCTACAAAAGAACAGTCGGTACAGCTTTTAACGACAACAAGAGAGTACATTCGCCTTGTAAACCAGATTGTATCAGACTATGTTTTTGTAGACTCATACTTGAAGTACACCAGCAAAGATGTTGTGGCAGACCTTCCTAGTGCAGTTAAGAATCAAGCCATCAGAGATGCAAAAAGTGTATTCTCGAAGTACAAAAAGAATGTATTTGATAATTCAA containing:
- a CDS encoding AbrB/MazE/SpoVT family DNA-binding domain-containing protein; the encoded protein is MERKLTKIGNSLGVTFPIELLNRLGLQQGDNVSVEEQGDTIVIRKSEKVQLPKGISSDFFDLLDKNMKEYDETLKKLVER
- a CDS encoding helix-turn-helix domain-containing protein, producing the protein MAPLEVRHFGLQLLALRKEKKLTQEQLAQELNAKYGHSLGKSSISHYENGNRLPEIPVLVDLADFFQITLDQLLVLHPLRKEKDHQNKAHEKEGHENQSRESNIHNSQTHEKIKENDHSFHEEKSDYKHALEKMKEQEKILEVDLEKIVNQWILTIEDAPLLKINNHKLGTKDRALMISALKIGFELVKSRKEEQKEKG
- the tnpA gene encoding IS200/IS605 family transposase, coding for MGQEYRRTQTTVSLINYHFVFCPRYRRKVLVKDVDRRFREILQEVCDENEVNIVELEVMPDHVHLFANALPSISPSDIMAKVKGVTSRKLRQEFKHLHHLPSLWTRSFFCSTAGNVSSETIQRYIKEQKTRG